One genomic segment of uncultured Desulfobacter sp. includes these proteins:
- a CDS encoding prepilin-type N-terminal cleavage/methylation domain-containing protein: MKKYISPCRENAGFTLIEVLIALAISGILLGGVYAQFTSQQASYLAQDQVVEMQQNLRAGISYMTQELRMAGYDPYSSGTAGIETTNPTSVVFTYVADDDKLDNDNADGDNDTSTGADETGELQTITFDLYDAYGDGDNDIGRQAGDSASTKRVIAENIEALEFRYLDADGAVVTDPNDIKTVQISILARVGKRDRNFSNNMTYTSASGAAWGPYNDGFRRRFRIVTVYLRNTEI; encoded by the coding sequence ATGAAAAAATATATATCGCCATGCAGGGAAAATGCCGGCTTTACCCTGATTGAAGTTCTCATCGCCCTTGCCATTTCCGGTATTCTTTTGGGAGGAGTTTACGCACAGTTCACATCCCAACAGGCTAGTTACTTAGCCCAGGATCAAGTGGTGGAAATGCAGCAAAACCTGCGTGCCGGAATCAGCTATATGACCCAGGAACTGCGCATGGCAGGATACGACCCTTACAGCTCAGGAACGGCAGGTATTGAAACAACAAATCCGACCAGTGTTGTTTTTACCTATGTTGCTGATGATGACAAGTTAGATAACGACAATGCCGATGGTGACAACGACACCTCCACCGGTGCGGACGAAACGGGCGAATTACAAACCATTACCTTTGATTTATATGATGCCTATGGCGATGGAGACAATGATATTGGCAGGCAAGCCGGCGACAGCGCTTCGACAAAGCGTGTCATTGCAGAAAATATTGAAGCGCTGGAATTTCGCTATCTTGACGCCGACGGCGCTGTGGTGACTGATCCGAATGATATAAAAACAGTACAGATTTCTATTCTAGCCCGCGTGGGGAAGCGTGACCGTAATTTTTCCAATAACATGACCTACACGTCCGCATCCGGTGCTGCCTGGGGACCCTACAATGACGGGTTCAGACGCCGCTTCCGGATTGTAACCGTCTACCTCAGAAATACGGAGATTTGA
- a CDS encoding pilus assembly PilX N-terminal domain-containing protein, translating into MNNQKGFALISVMLFLVLLTVIGLAALNTTSVELQITGNDRIYRTDFYNQEMSLAVGKLNYRTWLTTAYLTSNENTAYFPQAGTDANGNGITDVSEIIKNGQVIGSYRVRNNVSSGTDISNWEDLADFGSAVDHPANQIPALDHRDKPLPGSGYDPKNFEIRRFTITAYSVDDDRKVILQEGVYKVFNKYD; encoded by the coding sequence ATGAACAACCAAAAAGGTTTTGCTTTGATATCCGTAATGCTTTTTCTGGTCTTGCTGACTGTCATCGGTCTTGCGGCGCTGAATACAACCAGCGTGGAACTGCAGATAACCGGGAATGACCGTATTTACAGAACGGATTTCTATAACCAGGAAATGAGCTTGGCTGTCGGGAAGCTCAATTACAGAACCTGGCTGACGACTGCTTACCTGACATCAAATGAAAATACCGCTTATTTTCCGCAGGCGGGAACCGATGCCAATGGTAACGGCATTACTGATGTCAGTGAAATCATCAAAAATGGCCAGGTTATCGGCAGTTACAGGGTCAGAAACAATGTTTCAAGCGGTACCGACATCAGCAACTGGGAAGACCTGGCCGACTTCGGCAGCGCCGTCGACCACCCGGCCAACCAGATACCGGCTCTGGATCACCGCGACAAACCCCTGCCGGGAAGCGGTTACGACCCCAAAAATTTTGAAATCCGCCGTTTTACCATTACCGCCTATTCCGTCGACGATGATCGCAAGGTTATTTTGCAGGAAGGTGTTTACAAGGTGTTTAACAAATATGATTAG
- a CDS encoding GspH/FimT family protein has product MNNNKILKTVTGFTLLETIIVLGILSILVAVAIPNVISWLPNYRLKAAARELYSNMQKAKSEALKRNCSIGITFSTVIFPAQGGGYTVFLDDGAGTKADNAVHDTGEDTLFAVTMPPGCTLDAASFQGSPRTGYNSRGFPLGNRTGSATLRNNNSVWYKMGLSNSGYPKIQRSHDGTNWE; this is encoded by the coding sequence ATGAATAATAATAAAATATTAAAAACCGTTACAGGTTTTACGCTGTTGGAAACCATTATTGTATTAGGGATTTTGTCAATCCTCGTGGCTGTTGCAATCCCAAATGTCATATCATGGTTGCCGAATTATCGCTTAAAAGCCGCGGCACGTGAACTCTATTCCAATATGCAGAAAGCCAAGTCTGAAGCGCTTAAACGCAATTGCAGTATAGGCATTACTTTTTCAACGGTAATTTTTCCGGCCCAAGGGGGAGGATATACGGTCTTTCTTGATGATGGTGCCGGAACAAAAGCTGATAACGCAGTACACGACACTGGGGAAGATACATTATTTGCGGTTACAATGCCCCCAGGTTGCACACTTGACGCAGCCAGCTTTCAAGGTTCACCAAGGACCGGCTATAATTCCCGTGGATTCCCCCTTGGCAACAGGACAGGTTCTGCAACATTAAGAAACAATAATTCCGTCTGGTATAAGATGGGTTTGTCTAATTCAGGATATCCAAAAATACAAAGAAGTCATGACGGGACAAATTGGGAGTGA
- a CDS encoding prepilin-type N-terminal cleavage/methylation domain-containing protein translates to MNKQQIHNDAGFTLIEVLIALMIFSVGILGIGLMQLSAIRGNSVANQLTGATVFGSDQIEQMLSWDYGDDKLKSTNNNAYTLPDGTGITADGHQADSDNLCHAYWQITDNTPVTDSKTIDVTVFWNRKGELKSFSLSAVKAQ, encoded by the coding sequence GTGAATAAGCAGCAAATACATAATGATGCGGGTTTCACTCTTATTGAAGTGCTTATTGCGCTGATGATTTTCAGCGTCGGTATTCTCGGTATTGGTTTGATGCAGTTATCGGCTATTCGGGGCAACAGCGTGGCCAATCAACTAACTGGAGCCACGGTGTTCGGCAGTGACCAGATTGAACAAATGTTGTCCTGGGACTATGGCGACGACAAGCTTAAATCGACCAACAACAATGCCTATACGCTGCCTGATGGTACTGGTATTACTGCGGATGGCCATCAGGCGGATAGCGACAACCTCTGTCATGCTTATTGGCAGATCACCGACAATACTCCGGTCACGGACAGTAAAACAATCGACGTTACAGTGTTCTGGAATCGAAAAGGCGAACTGAAAAGTTTCAGTCTTTCGGCTGTCAAGGCGCAATAG